The following proteins come from a genomic window of Proteinivorax hydrogeniformans:
- a CDS encoding alpha/beta fold hydrolase translates to MEKIEKGFKYINGNTKAVLVIHGFTGSPTEVHPLARFLADQGFDVFGPCLPGHGTTVEDMIQYTDKDWIDAVDKVLADMIANYQKCYVVGFSMGGAIALHLTAKYQQDISALATISAPIYIPKATYFANLIKHFKKSIPKPPKPDYGVPIFSYTETPVQSLPFIVNIIKQAKKDIPKISIPIFVSQGLKDSTVYPKSAGYIFSNVSSTEKKIRYYCHASHMLPVEKKYRDKLFNEMNNFLQAY, encoded by the coding sequence GTGGAAAAGATAGAAAAGGGGTTTAAGTATATTAATGGAAATACAAAAGCTGTGTTAGTAATCCATGGCTTTACAGGTTCACCTACAGAGGTGCATCCCTTGGCGAGGTTTCTTGCAGATCAAGGCTTTGATGTTTTTGGTCCTTGTTTGCCCGGTCATGGAACCACAGTGGAGGATATGATTCAATATACAGATAAGGATTGGATAGATGCTGTGGACAAGGTGTTAGCTGATATGATAGCAAACTATCAGAAATGTTATGTCGTAGGTTTTTCTATGGGAGGAGCTATTGCGCTACACCTAACAGCTAAATATCAGCAAGATATATCGGCCCTTGCTACTATATCCGCACCAATTTATATTCCTAAAGCCACATATTTTGCAAACTTAATAAAGCACTTTAAAAAATCTATACCAAAACCGCCAAAGCCAGATTACGGCGTGCCTATTTTTAGTTATACCGAAACTCCGGTACAATCGTTGCCTTTTATCGTGAATATCATTAAGCAGGCAAAAAAAGATATACCTAAAATATCTATACCTATTTTTGTATCTCAAGGGTTAAAAGATAGCACAGTATATCCTAAAAGTGCAGGATATATCTTTAGCAATGTTTCTAGCACCGAAAAGAAGATTAGGTACTATTGTCACGCCAGCCATATGTTGCCGGTGGAAAAAAAGTACAGAGACAAGCTGTTTAATGAAATGAACAATTTTTTACAAGCATATTAA
- a CDS encoding IS1182 family transposase codes for MAKIYQLSLPLNTAVLIPDDSPVRTLAEVLNQLDYTPIYQDINRNGRPPYDPQTLVKVIIYGYMNQIYSSRKIEEACKRDLHFIWLLEGRNAPDHNTISRFRQKLEDFIEELFFQFVVKLGQMGEISYENLFVDGSKLEANANKYTFVWRKAVTKHEQRLQIKIKEFINNINQSYGFQYSCEQEKVTVEQLKNIKRSLMEVKRCENIEYVYGKGKRKTSLQKDAELLDEYLEKQQKYDDFKSTFKGRNSFSKTDKDATFMRMKDDHMKNAQLKPGYNAQLAVEGEYIVGADISSERSDQLTFVPFMEKLKSNLPQKHKNIVADSGYESEENYTYLESENQNAYIKPTTYNQINKKRFKDQIGRRENMLYDEELDQYICQNGKVLSPLTTTSRKSKSGYTSKVQIYESENCSGCKLKDKCKKSKGDKRLYVAKDFLRQREKSLKNIQTPLGKKLRMNRSIQVEGAFGIIKEDYGFRKFLSRGEKNVKTEFLLLCFGFNLNKLNRKGLRKKKGVTLHELKSA; via the coding sequence ATGGCAAAAATTTATCAATTATCACTTCCATTAAATACAGCGGTCTTAATACCAGATGATTCTCCCGTAAGAACACTGGCAGAGGTTTTAAACCAACTAGATTATACTCCCATCTACCAAGATATCAATAGAAACGGGCGTCCGCCTTATGATCCTCAAACGTTAGTTAAGGTAATCATATACGGTTATATGAATCAAATTTATTCCTCAAGAAAAATTGAAGAAGCCTGCAAAAGAGACCTCCACTTCATATGGCTACTGGAAGGACGTAATGCTCCAGACCATAATACAATTAGCCGGTTTAGACAAAAACTTGAAGATTTTATTGAAGAATTATTTTTTCAGTTTGTTGTAAAGTTAGGGCAGATGGGAGAAATTTCATATGAGAATTTATTTGTTGATGGTTCTAAATTAGAAGCAAATGCTAACAAATACACCTTTGTATGGCGTAAAGCAGTAACAAAACATGAACAACGACTTCAGATAAAAATCAAAGAGTTCATTAATAATATCAATCAAAGTTATGGCTTTCAGTACTCATGTGAACAGGAGAAAGTCACTGTAGAGCAACTCAAAAATATTAAGCGCAGTTTGATGGAAGTAAAAAGATGTGAAAATATAGAGTATGTCTATGGCAAAGGCAAAAGGAAAACATCACTACAAAAAGATGCTGAATTATTAGATGAGTATCTAGAAAAACAGCAAAAATATGATGACTTTAAATCTACTTTTAAGGGCAGAAATAGTTTTTCAAAAACTGACAAAGATGCTACCTTTATGAGGATGAAAGATGATCATATGAAAAATGCTCAGCTAAAACCAGGGTATAATGCTCAACTTGCAGTAGAAGGTGAATATATCGTAGGAGCTGATATATCTAGTGAACGTTCAGACCAGCTGACCTTTGTACCGTTTATGGAAAAATTAAAATCAAATTTGCCTCAAAAACACAAAAATATTGTTGCAGATTCAGGATACGAAAGCGAAGAAAACTATACATACTTAGAGTCTGAGAATCAAAATGCTTATATAAAGCCTACCACTTACAATCAAATAAACAAAAAACGGTTTAAGGACCAAATTGGGCGTAGAGAGAATATGCTATATGATGAGGAGCTAGACCAGTATATTTGTCAAAATGGAAAGGTTTTAAGCCCTTTAACAACCACAAGTAGAAAATCTAAATCAGGATATACATCAAAAGTGCAAATTTATGAAAGTGAAAACTGTAGCGGCTGTAAACTAAAAGATAAATGTAAAAAATCAAAAGGGGACAAGCGTCTTTATGTAGCAAAAGATTTTCTTAGACAACGAGAAAAATCCCTTAAAAACATCCAAACTCCTTTAGGTAAAAAACTGAGAATGAATCGTTCAATTCAAGTAGAGGGAGCCTTTGGTATTATTAAAGAAGACTATGGTTTTAGAAAATTTTTATCCCGTGGAGAAAAAAATGTAAAAACTGAATTTCTTCTGCTCTGTTTTGGGTTTAATCTAAATAAACTTAACAGAAAAGGACTTAGAAAGAAGAAAGGCGTAACACTACACGAGCTTAAAAGCGCATAA
- a CDS encoding carbonic anhydrase, with amino-acid sequence MEFEEFLSNNKRYLEQYGEMCKCKMPKYPRKKMAILTCMDTRLTFQLEKSLGLKRGDAIILKTAGNNMQGQEVRSLIAAIYTLKVEKVMVIGHPDCGMANLDIENLKKTMLARGVKNEEIENLGDLEAWFETFCDSKDNVLETVEMLINHPLIPSDVKVAGFYFDQDTSQLSKLC; translated from the coding sequence GTGGAATTTGAAGAGTTTTTATCAAACAACAAGAGATACCTTGAGCAGTATGGGGAAATGTGTAAATGTAAAATGCCTAAGTATCCTAGGAAAAAGATGGCGATATTAACATGTATGGACACCCGATTAACCTTTCAGCTAGAAAAAAGCTTGGGATTAAAGCGGGGAGATGCAATTATTCTAAAAACTGCTGGCAACAACATGCAAGGACAAGAGGTGAGAAGCTTAATAGCTGCCATCTATACTTTAAAGGTGGAAAAGGTAATGGTTATTGGACATCCTGACTGTGGCATGGCCAACCTAGATATTGAAAATTTAAAGAAGACGATGCTAGCAAGGGGCGTAAAAAATGAAGAGATTGAAAACCTAGGCGACCTTGAAGCGTGGTTTGAAACCTTCTGTGACAGCAAAGATAATGTTTTAGAAACGGTAGAAATGCTAATCAATCATCCACTAATACCTAGCGATGTTAAAGTCGCAGGTTTTTATTTCGACCAAGACACATCCCAGCTGTCTAAGCTGTGCTAG